A DNA window from Dunckerocampus dactyliophorus isolate RoL2022-P2 chromosome 17, RoL_Ddac_1.1, whole genome shotgun sequence contains the following coding sequences:
- the smtna gene encoding smoothelin isoform X1 has product MESTPEEAPVVRVTSERLSSIEDEEVLNKMMDNAADFEERRLIRAALRDLLKKKREIASMSSQDKREQERASRQQDLRQQQGLSKRGGGGGVAGIGRAAMNQQPTTQSQPAASVTAGGKAGPTQATSQKCPSSAVPNAKNVKQMLLDWCRAKTEPYEGVDIQNFSSSWKDGIAFCALVHRFFPDAFEYSVLNPYKPRDNFQLAFSTAERLAGCPPLLDPEDLVGMKEPDWKCVYTYIQEFYRCLVEKGLVKTKKRA; this is encoded by the exons ATGGAGTCAACACCTGAAGAGGCACCCGTTGTGCGCGTGACCAGCGAGAGACTTTCTTCCATTGAGGATGAGGAAGTTCTTAACAAGATG atGGACAACGCTGCTGATTTTGAGGAGCGGCGACTCATCCGTGCTGCGTTGAGGGACCTGCTCAAGAAAAAGAGAG aaatcgCCTCCATGTCTTCTCAAGACAAACGTGagcaggagcgagcgtcccggCAGCAGGACTTGAGGCAGCAGCAGGGCCTGAGCAAAAGAGGCGGAGGTGGAGGAGTTGCTGGCATAGGACGAGCAGCCATGAACCAGCAGCCTACAACACAGA GCCAACCTGCCGCCTCTGTGACAGCAGGAGG CAAGGCAGGTCCAACTCAAGCCACCAGCCAGAAATGTCCCTCCTCTGCAGTCCCCAATGCTAAAAATGTCAAACAGATGCTTCTGGACTGGTGCAGAGCCAAAACAGAACCATATGAG GGGGTGGACATCCAGAACTTCTCCTCCAGCTGGAAAGACGGCATAGCTTTCTGCGCCTTGGTACACCGCTTCTTCCCTGACGCCTTCGAGTACTCCGTCCTGAACCCTTACAAGCCTAGAGACAACTTTCAGCTGGCGTTCAGCACAGCAGA GAGGCTAGCAGGCTGCCCCCCTCTGCTGGACCCTGAAGACTTAGTTGGGATGAAGGAGCCAGACTGGAAGTGCGTGTACACGTACATTCAGGAATTCTACCGCTGCCTGGTTGAAAAAGGCCTGGTTAAAACCAAAAAGCGTGCATAG
- the smtna gene encoding smoothelin isoform X2, translating to MESTPEEAPVVRVTSERLSSIEDEEVLNKMMDNAADFEERRLIRAALRDLLKKKRDKREQERASRQQDLRQQQGLSKRGGGGGVAGIGRAAMNQQPTTQSQPAASVTAGGKAGPTQATSQKCPSSAVPNAKNVKQMLLDWCRAKTEPYEGVDIQNFSSSWKDGIAFCALVHRFFPDAFEYSVLNPYKPRDNFQLAFSTAERLAGCPPLLDPEDLVGMKEPDWKCVYTYIQEFYRCLVEKGLVKTKKRA from the exons ATGGAGTCAACACCTGAAGAGGCACCCGTTGTGCGCGTGACCAGCGAGAGACTTTCTTCCATTGAGGATGAGGAAGTTCTTAACAAGATG atGGACAACGCTGCTGATTTTGAGGAGCGGCGACTCATCCGTGCTGCGTTGAGGGACCTGCTCAAGAAAAAGAGAG ACAAACGTGagcaggagcgagcgtcccggCAGCAGGACTTGAGGCAGCAGCAGGGCCTGAGCAAAAGAGGCGGAGGTGGAGGAGTTGCTGGCATAGGACGAGCAGCCATGAACCAGCAGCCTACAACACAGA GCCAACCTGCCGCCTCTGTGACAGCAGGAGG CAAGGCAGGTCCAACTCAAGCCACCAGCCAGAAATGTCCCTCCTCTGCAGTCCCCAATGCTAAAAATGTCAAACAGATGCTTCTGGACTGGTGCAGAGCCAAAACAGAACCATATGAG GGGGTGGACATCCAGAACTTCTCCTCCAGCTGGAAAGACGGCATAGCTTTCTGCGCCTTGGTACACCGCTTCTTCCCTGACGCCTTCGAGTACTCCGTCCTGAACCCTTACAAGCCTAGAGACAACTTTCAGCTGGCGTTCAGCACAGCAGA GAGGCTAGCAGGCTGCCCCCCTCTGCTGGACCCTGAAGACTTAGTTGGGATGAAGGAGCCAGACTGGAAGTGCGTGTACACGTACATTCAGGAATTCTACCGCTGCCTGGTTGAAAAAGGCCTGGTTAAAACCAAAAAGCGTGCATAG